In one window of Myxococcales bacterium DNA:
- a CDS encoding cation:proton antiporter codes for MPRAIFLLGLVLVLIAAARSFLPQETSLVGSGAALAFGFVLLAALQAGTIVGGLRMPKLTGYLACGFLAWPSVANFVTERMLGDLKLVNNVAIGLIALSAGSELNIRKLRPRLRAILSTGTISIVFAVLLIGATSFGLASFLPFMNGMSVRERLAVSLLMGVVLAALSPTVTLAIIGETGAAGPISETILGLVVLADLVIVFAFAGASALASATFGGATSGGVSELFVHIFGSIAVGAVIGLIFWLYLKRVGQRIALFVFAICFVSAEVGTRLHLDPLLMCLTAGLFIENFTDIEGQKLIHEMEIASVPVFALFFAVAGAGLHWHIFRLVAPIALLLSVIRAAAMIAGARVGMAIGNVPLEHRRTIPYGLLSQSGIAIGLSVLIHKTFPGWGEGAAACLLGSVMINEVVGPVLFRAAMMRTSEAGQRAPVAGGH; via the coding sequence ATGCCGCGCGCCATCTTCCTCTTAGGCCTCGTCCTCGTGCTCATCGCGGCGGCTCGGTCCTTCTTGCCGCAAGAGACCTCGCTCGTTGGCTCCGGGGCGGCGCTCGCGTTCGGCTTCGTGCTGCTTGCCGCACTGCAAGCGGGGACCATCGTCGGCGGCTTGCGCATGCCCAAGCTCACCGGCTACCTCGCGTGCGGATTTTTGGCGTGGCCGAGCGTCGCGAACTTCGTCACGGAGCGGATGCTCGGCGACCTCAAGCTGGTCAACAACGTCGCCATCGGCCTCATCGCCCTCTCCGCCGGCAGCGAGCTGAACATCCGCAAGCTTCGACCACGGCTCCGCGCGATCCTCTCGACGGGGACCATCTCCATCGTGTTCGCCGTGCTGCTCATCGGCGCCACATCGTTCGGCCTCGCCAGCTTCTTGCCCTTCATGAACGGCATGTCCGTGCGCGAACGGCTCGCCGTGTCGCTGCTCATGGGCGTCGTGCTCGCGGCCCTCTCGCCAACGGTCACGCTCGCGATCATCGGCGAGACGGGCGCCGCTGGCCCCATCTCCGAGACGATCCTAGGGCTCGTCGTCCTCGCCGACCTGGTCATCGTCTTCGCGTTCGCTGGCGCGTCCGCTTTGGCGAGCGCGACCTTCGGCGGGGCCACGTCCGGCGGCGTGAGCGAGCTGTTCGTTCACATCTTCGGCTCCATCGCTGTCGGCGCCGTCATCGGTCTCATCTTCTGGCTTTACCTGAAGCGCGTCGGGCAGCGCATCGCGCTCTTCGTCTTCGCCATTTGCTTCGTCAGCGCCGAAGTCGGTACGCGCCTGCATCTCGATCCGCTCCTCATGTGCCTCACGGCAGGGCTCTTCATCGAGAACTTCACCGACATCGAAGGCCAGAAGCTCATTCACGAGATGGAGATCGCCTCGGTGCCGGTCTTCGCCCTGTTCTTCGCCGTCGCCGGCGCCGGTCTTCACTGGCACATCTTCCGCCTGGTGGCGCCCATCGCGCTCTTGCTGTCGGTCATTCGCGCCGCCGCGATGATCGCGGGCGCACGCGTGGGGATGGCCATCGGTAACGTGCCGCTCGAGCATCGCCGGACGATCCCCTACGGCTTGCTCTCGCAGTCGGGCATCGCCATCGGCCTGTCGGTGCTGATTCACAAGACCTTCCCCGGTTGGGGCGAAGGCGCCGCGGCGTGCCTGCTCGGCTCCGTCATGATCAACGAAGTCGTTGGCCCCGTGCTCTTTCGCGCCGCCATGATGCGCACCTCGGAAGCGGGCCAAAGGGCCCCCGTCGCCGGCGGCCACTGA